One genomic segment of Brevibacillus laterosporus LMG 15441 includes these proteins:
- a CDS encoding sigma-70 family RNA polymerase sigma factor, with protein MQQNPMLASSPGIVESDLEKIRRYQDTGCQELATDLLMHYDSMIKMAAKKISRNCRDFYEDLYQIGQISLLRSLEQFDASLGFAFEPYAMKSLIGHMKNYLRDKSWYVQVPRRIKEKGARIQQVIDELTITLERSPDVGEIADKMEMSVEEAIEVLAGREYYQLTSLDAPLNTDEGGSTIGDLVSSPVDDFGALENQLDLREALEQLKEEEQKVIYSAYIDGLSQRTIANELGISQMSVCRIQKRAVKKLRDLLSTGHIASKK; from the coding sequence ATGCAGCAGAATCCAATGTTAGCGTCATCTCCCGGGATAGTAGAGAGTGATCTGGAAAAGATACGAAGGTATCAGGATACAGGCTGCCAAGAACTGGCTACAGATTTATTAATGCATTATGATTCTATGATTAAAATGGCGGCTAAAAAGATCTCTCGTAACTGTCGGGATTTTTATGAGGATTTATATCAGATTGGGCAGATATCATTACTCCGCTCATTAGAGCAATTTGATGCTAGTTTAGGATTTGCTTTTGAGCCTTATGCGATGAAAAGTTTAATTGGGCATATGAAAAATTATTTAAGAGATAAATCTTGGTATGTTCAGGTGCCACGTCGCATTAAGGAAAAAGGCGCACGTATTCAACAGGTTATTGATGAGTTAACCATTACATTGGAGCGATCTCCAGACGTTGGAGAGATTGCTGATAAAATGGAAATGTCTGTAGAAGAAGCAATTGAGGTATTAGCTGGTCGTGAGTATTACCAACTAACTTCTCTTGATGCTCCTCTAAATACAGACGAGGGCGGGTCGACAATTGGAGATTTAGTCAGTTCACCAGTGGACGATTTTGGAGCGCTCGAAAATCAGTTAGATTTAAGAGAGGCATTAGAGCAATTAAAAGAAGAGGAACAAAAAGTCATATATTCTGCATACATAGATGGTCTATCACAGCGAACGATTGCTAATGAATTGGGGATTTCACAGATGAGTGTATGCCGTATCCAAAAAAGAGCGGTTAAAAAGCTACGCGATCTATTATCGACGGGTCATATTGCTTCAAAAAAATAG
- the aceB gene encoding malate synthase A produces the protein MERILTEIQPYPTDVQITGEMNERYLEILTPDAVAFLAELSRLFEARRQELLVKREERQQEFDQGKMPHFLEETKDIREADWTIAPVPADLQDRRVEITGPTSDRKMVINACNSGAKAFMADFEDANSPSWRNTIEGQINMRDAINRTISFTSNEGKVYQLKEQITTLLVRPRGWHLQEKHIYVDGQPMSAGLVDFGLYFYHNAKKLLEIGSGPYFYLPKIESHEEARLWNDVFIFAQQRLGIEQGTIKATVLIETILASFEMDEILYELRDHSAGLNCGRWDYIFSFIKKFCKNSNIIFPDRAQVTMSVPFMKAYCDLTIQTCHKRNAHAMGGMAAQIPVRNDVLANEAAFEKVRLDKEREALAGHDGTWVAHPGLVPVAMSVFDQIMPSANQLHQKRTDVQVCAADLLAVPEGTITEQGLRTNISVAIQYIEAWLRGMGAVPINNLMEDAATAEISRAQVWQWIRHPNGKLIDGPKITWELVEELIQEEIAVLKQKIGPERFEAGEFSRAITLFKEVVQAEEFMPFITIPAYEYI, from the coding sequence ATGGAAAGAATTTTAACTGAAATTCAACCGTATCCAACTGACGTTCAAATTACCGGAGAGATGAATGAACGTTATCTAGAAATATTGACACCAGATGCAGTAGCTTTTCTAGCTGAGCTGTCAAGATTGTTTGAAGCGAGACGACAGGAACTTTTGGTAAAAAGAGAAGAACGACAACAGGAATTTGACCAAGGGAAAATGCCTCACTTTTTAGAGGAAACCAAAGACATTCGGGAAGCGGATTGGACGATTGCTCCTGTTCCCGCTGATTTACAGGATCGTCGGGTTGAAATTACTGGTCCTACCTCAGATCGGAAAATGGTCATCAATGCTTGCAATTCAGGTGCTAAAGCTTTTATGGCCGATTTTGAGGATGCCAATTCCCCTTCTTGGCGAAATACGATAGAAGGTCAAATCAACATGAGGGATGCCATTAACCGCACGATTTCTTTTACTAGTAACGAAGGAAAAGTATATCAATTAAAGGAGCAAATCACTACGTTGTTAGTGAGACCGCGCGGCTGGCATTTACAGGAGAAGCATATTTATGTAGATGGTCAACCTATGTCAGCTGGTCTTGTGGATTTTGGGCTCTATTTTTATCACAATGCTAAAAAGCTTTTGGAAATAGGGTCCGGCCCGTATTTTTATCTTCCGAAAATAGAAAGCCACGAAGAAGCAAGGCTATGGAACGATGTTTTTATATTTGCTCAGCAAAGACTAGGGATTGAACAAGGAACGATTAAAGCGACAGTGCTTATAGAAACAATTCTTGCAAGCTTTGAAATGGATGAAATTTTGTATGAACTGCGGGATCACAGTGCTGGACTTAACTGTGGACGATGGGATTATATTTTTAGTTTTATCAAAAAATTCTGCAAAAACAGCAATATTATCTTCCCTGACCGCGCTCAAGTAACCATGTCTGTTCCTTTTATGAAAGCTTATTGCGATCTAACTATTCAGACGTGTCATAAACGTAATGCTCATGCGATGGGAGGAATGGCAGCACAAATTCCTGTTCGCAATGATGTGTTAGCGAATGAAGCAGCTTTTGAGAAGGTAAGGCTCGACAAAGAAAGGGAGGCACTGGCCGGTCACGATGGCACATGGGTTGCGCATCCTGGTCTGGTCCCAGTTGCTATGAGTGTATTTGATCAAATCATGCCTTCAGCTAACCAATTGCATCAAAAGAGAACCGATGTACAGGTATGTGCGGCAGACCTACTTGCTGTTCCAGAGGGGACGATTACAGAGCAGGGGTTACGGACAAATATTAGCGTCGCGATTCAATATATAGAGGCATGGCTGAGGGGAATGGGGGCAGTACCAATTAATAACCTCATGGAGGATGCGGCTACGGCGGAAATATCTCGTGCTCAAGTCTGGCAGTGGATTCGGCATCCAAATGGAAAATTAATAGATGGCCCTAAAATTACATGGGAATTGGTAGAGGAATTGATCCAAGAGGAAATCGCTGTTTTAAAGCAGAAAATTGGCCCCGAACGTTTTGAGGCGGGAGAGTTTTCCCGAGCGATTACTTTGTTTAAAGAGGTTGTTCAGGCAGAAGAATTTATGCCTTTCATTACGATACCAGCGTATGAGTACATCTAA
- a CDS encoding PAS domain-containing sensor histidine kinase produces MEKIITSQKCHAFSRLKQYSQHIKHALLIVDGQGLILEVSEALMQATGFSYEQIIAAPFQKVVPYMNSVRHLYDSLLEKEKQSLKPTEMIYQDVQGKKSKTPVMITISYKNGEPIYFLHFFQLTKDLSISLSQRMANQLTSEINLGVVVLDVQARLVDISQVACKILGVDRVLVLNQHIDQVFAGIPEEQRLVQRELLEGVKFQNKAMSWTNQKQRYELLVDSNTLHNEVGQIVGAYVIFKDVTNMRSLEQKIERSDRLAMIGQIAAGTAHEIRNPLTSIKGFLQMFQQSFKENGMDKEKTFTDIMLTELHRINSLVSEFLLLSKPRDVQYQMISLHTVFEEIMPIVENEALLHGIEVRYTGTEALPMVVGDAELLKQVFLNICKNGMEAMGNEGTLTVSYHYEEECNKISLNIQDTGPGIPGYLIDKIFDPFFTTKDEGTGLGLSVCQKIIHDIGGQIRVSSKGFGTTFHILLSYI; encoded by the coding sequence TTGGAGAAAATCATAACGTCACAGAAGTGCCATGCTTTCTCAAGACTAAAACAATACTCACAGCATATCAAACACGCCTTGCTCATAGTTGATGGACAGGGTCTCATTTTAGAAGTGAGTGAAGCATTAATGCAGGCAACAGGGTTTAGCTACGAACAGATCATCGCTGCACCATTTCAAAAAGTAGTACCGTATATGAATTCTGTTAGACATCTTTATGATAGTTTATTAGAAAAAGAAAAACAGTCATTAAAGCCAACAGAAATGATTTATCAGGATGTTCAGGGGAAAAAATCAAAAACACCTGTTATGATTACAATTTCTTATAAAAATGGGGAGCCGATCTATTTTCTTCATTTCTTCCAGCTTACCAAGGATTTATCCATATCCCTATCTCAACGCATGGCTAACCAGCTCACCTCTGAAATTAACCTGGGTGTCGTCGTTCTAGATGTTCAGGCTCGATTGGTCGATATAAGTCAAGTAGCCTGTAAAATATTAGGTGTAGATCGAGTGCTTGTATTAAACCAGCATATTGATCAGGTTTTTGCGGGGATTCCTGAGGAGCAGCGACTAGTACAGCGAGAGCTTTTAGAAGGAGTAAAATTCCAAAATAAAGCGATGTCCTGGACAAATCAAAAGCAACGTTACGAGCTTTTAGTAGACTCTAATACCTTGCATAATGAAGTAGGTCAAATTGTTGGAGCTTATGTTATCTTCAAAGATGTGACCAATATGCGTTCATTAGAACAAAAGATTGAACGGAGTGACCGGCTGGCGATGATCGGTCAGATAGCGGCAGGGACTGCCCATGAAATAAGAAATCCGTTAACCTCAATCAAAGGTTTTTTACAAATGTTTCAGCAATCATTCAAGGAAAATGGGATGGATAAAGAAAAGACCTTTACTGATATTATGTTAACGGAGCTACACCGGATTAATTCATTAGTAAGTGAATTTCTGCTTCTGAGTAAACCTCGCGATGTTCAATATCAAATGATCAGTTTACATACTGTCTTTGAAGAAATCATGCCCATCGTTGAAAATGAAGCACTGTTGCATGGAATTGAGGTTCGTTATACAGGGACAGAGGCCTTACCAATGGTTGTCGGTGATGCTGAATTATTAAAGCAGGTTTTCTTAAATATCTGTAAAAATGGAATGGAAGCAATGGGGAATGAAGGAACTCTGACGGTATCATACCATTATGAAGAGGAGTGCAATAAGATTAGTCTAAATATTCAAGATACAGGTCCTGGGATACCTGGATATTTAATCGATAAGATTTTCGATCCTTTTTTCACAACAAAGGATGAAGGAACTGGGCTAGGATTATCTGTTTGCCAAAAAATCATTCATGATATTGGAGGACAAATTCGTGTCTCCTCTAAAGGATTTGGAACAACCTTTCACATTTTATTATCATATATCTAA
- the tadA gene encoding tRNA adenosine(34) deaminase TadA, which yields MEPQHERFMREAMNEAKKAAALGEVPIGAVIVRKGEIVGRGYNLRETQKDPTLHAEMIAIREASQKLGGWRLIGCDLYVTLEPCPMCAGAIVQSRIEQVYYGATDPKAGCAGTLMNLCAEPRFNHQVPVWAGILQEECQMMLKDFFRQLRKKKKEDAKNISLTQTD from the coding sequence ATGGAACCACAACACGAGAGATTTATGAGAGAAGCGATGAATGAAGCAAAAAAGGCAGCAGCGTTAGGAGAGGTTCCGATCGGTGCGGTTATCGTACGAAAGGGAGAGATTGTCGGCAGAGGATACAATCTGCGTGAAACGCAAAAAGACCCGACTTTACATGCCGAAATGATTGCGATCCGGGAAGCGAGTCAAAAACTAGGAGGATGGCGTTTAATCGGCTGTGACCTGTATGTGACTCTAGAGCCATGTCCGATGTGTGCAGGCGCAATTGTGCAAAGTCGCATTGAACAGGTTTATTACGGGGCAACTGATCCAAAAGCCGGCTGTGCAGGAACCTTGATGAATTTATGCGCTGAACCAAGATTTAACCATCAGGTGCCTGTATGGGCAGGGATATTACAAGAAGAATGTCAGATGATGCTTAAGGATTTTTTCCGACAACTGCGAAAAAAGAAGAAGGAAGATGCAAAGAACATCTCCCTCACACAAACTGATTAA
- the rsbW gene encoding anti-sigma B factor RsbW: protein MIAQNKLVRMTIPAHADFIDVVRLSLYGLATRMGFSFEEIEDMKVAVSEACNNVIVHAYAGMEEGFIDVAFETAPDSLRIVIKDYGESFDYQTVSEKADSLHDKEIADIKAGGLGIYMMQALMDEVEVSNDHGTEVVLTKWLGGSLGGNTHAAESNVSVISRDSRE, encoded by the coding sequence ATGATTGCTCAAAATAAATTAGTCCGTATGACCATACCTGCTCATGCTGACTTTATCGATGTAGTTCGGCTTTCTTTATATGGATTAGCAACCAGAATGGGCTTTTCTTTTGAAGAAATTGAGGATATGAAAGTAGCTGTATCAGAGGCTTGTAATAATGTTATTGTTCATGCCTATGCAGGAATGGAAGAAGGTTTTATTGACGTGGCATTCGAGACCGCTCCTGATAGCCTGCGCATTGTTATTAAAGACTATGGAGAGAGCTTTGATTATCAAACGGTGTCTGAAAAGGCGGACTCTTTACACGATAAAGAAATAGCGGATATTAAGGCTGGCGGATTAGGAATTTACATGATGCAGGCACTGATGGATGAGGTAGAGGTATCAAACGATCATGGTACAGAGGTGGTACTTACTAAATGGCTTGGCGGAAGTCTAGGAGGGAATACGCATGCAGCAGAATCCAATGTTAGCGTCATCTCCCGGGATAGTAGAGAGTGA
- the aceA gene encoding isocitrate lyase: protein MTKMKQIKDLEQSWESKRWEGITRPYSAEEVVRLRGSIQVEHTLAKLGADRFWNLLHTEDYVHALGALTGNQAIQQVKAGLKAIYLSGWQVAADANLSGHMYPDQSLYPANSVPQVVKRINQAFQRADQISHSEGKEDVNWFAPIIADAEAGFGGPLNVFELMKAMIEAGAAGVHFEDQLASEKKCGHMGGKVLIPTQAAVRNLIAARFAADVMGVPTIVIARTDANGAYLLTSDVDPRDQEFLTGDRTAEGFYQIRGGLDAAIARGLAYAPYADLIWCETSEPNLEEARRFAEAIREKYPNKLLAYNCSPSFNWEKKLDEETIASFQQEIGKMGYKFQFVTLAGFHALNHSMFELANGYRDRGMAAYSELQQAEFASEQKGYTATRHQREVGTGYFDEVAQVISGGTSSTTALHGSTEEEQFSGSR, encoded by the coding sequence ATGACTAAAATGAAGCAGATAAAGGATTTGGAGCAGTCTTGGGAGTCTAAACGTTGGGAAGGGATTACAAGACCATATTCGGCTGAGGAAGTAGTTCGCTTACGCGGTTCCATTCAAGTCGAGCATACCTTGGCAAAGCTAGGGGCAGATCGATTTTGGAATCTGCTGCATACAGAGGATTATGTTCATGCTTTGGGAGCTTTAACGGGGAATCAAGCAATCCAGCAAGTGAAGGCGGGGTTAAAAGCTATTTATTTAAGCGGGTGGCAAGTCGCTGCTGATGCCAACCTTTCTGGCCACATGTACCCCGATCAAAGCTTATATCCAGCTAACAGTGTCCCACAAGTGGTAAAAAGAATTAATCAAGCGTTCCAGCGGGCCGATCAAATTTCTCATTCAGAAGGAAAGGAAGATGTCAATTGGTTCGCACCAATCATAGCGGATGCGGAAGCAGGGTTTGGTGGACCACTTAATGTATTTGAATTAATGAAAGCGATGATTGAAGCTGGCGCAGCAGGTGTTCATTTTGAGGATCAATTAGCCTCTGAGAAAAAATGTGGTCATATGGGGGGAAAGGTCTTAATTCCTACTCAGGCAGCCGTTAGAAATTTAATAGCTGCACGATTTGCTGCGGATGTGATGGGTGTGCCAACCATCGTGATAGCTCGTACCGATGCCAATGGGGCCTACCTGTTAACCAGCGATGTTGATCCGCGCGATCAGGAATTTTTGACAGGGGATCGTACAGCAGAAGGATTCTATCAAATACGTGGAGGACTAGATGCAGCGATTGCCAGAGGGCTGGCATATGCGCCTTATGCAGATCTTATTTGGTGCGAGACATCTGAACCTAATTTAGAAGAAGCTAGACGTTTTGCCGAAGCGATTCGTGAGAAATATCCCAATAAGTTATTAGCCTATAATTGTTCTCCATCCTTCAATTGGGAAAAGAAACTAGATGAGGAGACCATCGCTTCCTTCCAGCAGGAAATCGGAAAGATGGGGTATAAGTTCCAATTTGTTACTCTAGCTGGGTTCCATGCGCTTAACCACAGCATGTTTGAGCTAGCTAACGGCTATCGGGATCGAGGTATGGCAGCATACTCAGAGTTACAGCAAGCAGAGTTTGCTAGTGAGCAGAAGGGATATACCGCAACAAGACATCAACGTGAGGTGGGCACAGGCTATTTCGATGAAGTCGCTCAAGTCATCTCAGGCGGTACTTCTTCCACGACAGCCCTGCATGGCTCAACAGAAGAAGAGCAATTTTCAGGCAGTAGATAG
- a CDS encoding STAS domain-containing protein, producing the protein MNPTNIFEVTQQETESGTIVFLQGQLDLSMAPYFRTVVEPLVIQKDKTLTLNLRDLRYIDSTGIGIIISFLKMRNEMGTTLNVEEVSPKTQRLFDMIGITKFLMPQKESRMDKTGGTA; encoded by the coding sequence ATGAACCCAACGAATATTTTTGAAGTGACGCAGCAGGAAACCGAGTCAGGGACAATTGTATTCCTACAGGGCCAGCTTGATTTATCGATGGCTCCTTATTTTCGAACGGTTGTAGAGCCCCTCGTTATACAAAAAGACAAAACATTAACCTTAAATCTACGAGATTTACGATATATCGATAGCACAGGGATAGGAATTATTATTTCCTTTCTCAAAATGCGAAATGAAATGGGAACAACTTTGAATGTAGAGGAAGTTTCTCCTAAGACCCAGCGTCTATTCGATATGATTGGAATTACGAAGTTTTTAATGCCACAAAAGGAATCACGTATGGATAAGACAGGAGGAACGGCATGA
- a CDS encoding pseudouridine synthase — MKRERLDKILANTGKGTRKEVKQLIKQRIVTVDGVVATDPGMHVIPEQQHIEIDGVPLQFKRWVFVMLNKPAGVISATEDALHETVVDLLPDEWRHKVHPVGRLDIDTEGLLLLTNDGQLSHSLLSPKKKVDKEYFAQIQGRVTEEHIAAFKQGVTLDDGYETMPATLEILHSGDISEIHVTIMEGKYHQVKRMFAAFDLKVIYLKRVRMGPLLLDESLELGEFRELTEEELNSLRKGQEAE; from the coding sequence ATGAAACGTGAACGTCTAGATAAGATATTAGCTAACACAGGAAAAGGAACTCGTAAGGAAGTAAAACAACTGATTAAACAGCGCATCGTTACCGTTGATGGTGTCGTGGCTACCGATCCTGGCATGCACGTCATTCCAGAGCAACAGCATATAGAAATTGATGGTGTACCTCTTCAATTCAAACGTTGGGTATTCGTCATGCTTAATAAACCAGCCGGTGTCATTTCAGCAACTGAGGATGCTCTACATGAAACAGTTGTCGATTTGTTGCCAGATGAATGGAGACATAAGGTACACCCTGTAGGTCGTCTCGATATCGACACAGAAGGACTTCTCCTTCTAACCAACGATGGACAACTCTCCCATAGCCTGCTTTCTCCGAAAAAGAAAGTAGACAAAGAGTATTTTGCCCAGATTCAGGGACGTGTTACAGAGGAGCATATCGCTGCTTTCAAGCAAGGTGTAACGTTGGATGACGGTTATGAAACCATGCCAGCTACTCTCGAAATTCTTCATTCAGGGGACATTTCAGAGATTCACGTGACCATCATGGAAGGAAAATATCATCAGGTAAAGCGTATGTTTGCCGCTTTCGACCTTAAAGTGATTTATTTGAAACGTGTTCGTATGGGTCCTCTCCTACTCGATGAATCACTTGAGCTAGGTGAATTCCGTGAACTGACCGAAGAAGAATTGAACTCCTTGCGAAAAGGACAAGAAGCCGAGTAA